From the Ruania alkalisoli genome, one window contains:
- a CDS encoding ROK family protein: MSMAVSPATALGVDIGGTTIKVGRVASDGSLTDTRTVPTPRDPHVLAEVIATEVDRTPEPVIGVVNPGIIDERTGVVTFAANLGWRDLPLQAILERRLGRRVVLGHDVRAGALAESLWGAGAAGDMLFMPLGTGIASALVLDGVVRGTGWAGEVGQVLVADPDHPGTRVPFEQIASASALAARYAAATGSSDVSAGARGVLERLADGDPVAAEIVRTAIDTLADLLADTAGLLGPVPIVLGGGLAEAGDAVLEPLRAALVQRLPGELRAPLRAAVLGSWAGCLGAGALALELRQERR; encoded by the coding sequence ATGAGCATGGCAGTGAGCCCCGCGACGGCGCTGGGCGTGGACATCGGTGGTACGACGATCAAGGTGGGCCGGGTCGCCAGTGATGGAAGCCTGACCGACACTCGCACCGTGCCGACTCCTCGCGATCCGCACGTGCTGGCCGAGGTGATCGCAACCGAGGTGGACCGCACCCCGGAGCCGGTGATCGGTGTCGTCAACCCGGGCATCATCGACGAACGCACCGGTGTGGTCACCTTCGCGGCGAACCTCGGATGGCGGGACCTGCCGCTGCAGGCGATTCTCGAACGCAGACTCGGGCGGCGGGTGGTGCTCGGCCACGACGTCCGGGCCGGGGCCCTAGCCGAATCGCTGTGGGGCGCCGGCGCGGCCGGGGACATGCTGTTCATGCCGCTCGGCACCGGGATCGCCTCGGCGCTCGTGCTCGACGGGGTCGTGCGGGGTACCGGCTGGGCCGGGGAGGTGGGACAAGTGCTCGTCGCCGACCCTGACCACCCCGGCACCCGTGTCCCGTTCGAACAAATCGCCTCGGCTTCGGCGCTCGCTGCCCGCTATGCCGCTGCCACCGGGTCGAGTGATGTCAGCGCCGGCGCTCGCGGCGTGCTGGAGCGGCTGGCCGACGGCGACCCCGTGGCCGCCGAGATCGTGCGTACCGCGATCGACACCCTCGCCGACCTGCTCGCGGACACCGCCGGACTCCTCGGACCCGTGCCGATCGTCCTGGGAGGCGGACTGGCCGAGGCAGGGGACGCCGTCCTGGAACCTCTGCGAGCTGCGCTTGTGCAGCGCCTGCCCGGCGAGCTGCGCGCACCGCTACGTGCTGCTGTGCTGGGGTCGTGGGCGGGATGCCTGGGCGCGGGTGCGTTGGCCCTCGAGTTGCGACAGGAGCGCCGATGA
- a CDS encoding 1-phosphofructokinase family hexose kinase, whose translation MIHTVTPNPALDLTYRLAHLQVGEVHRADDVTETPGGKGINVARVLAALGHEVDCGGFLGGSTGEHLEHLLSHSSVHQDWTLVAGETRRTVTIVDEAGATLINEPGPPVAHRDWERLSRAVQARTRAGDVVVISGSTPPGTGETDLPDLVRALVDAGAQVIVDTSGPALLTVAAAGPAVLKPNHLELQAATGLDDPVAGARELLRRGAGAVLVSRGSDGVLLVTADGAWLARPEPISGGNPTGAGDAAVAALAAAVASGAEGAALAGHLPDVVALSAAAVLMPTAGAVDTDAYARLRTSIRTEPLDAAC comes from the coding sequence ATGATTCACACCGTCACCCCCAACCCAGCACTGGACCTCACCTACCGCCTTGCCCACCTGCAGGTCGGGGAGGTACACCGTGCCGACGACGTCACCGAGACACCCGGGGGCAAGGGGATCAATGTCGCGCGGGTGCTGGCCGCCCTCGGCCACGAGGTGGACTGTGGCGGCTTCCTCGGCGGCAGTACCGGTGAGCACCTGGAGCACCTGCTCAGCCACTCGTCCGTGCACCAGGATTGGACCCTCGTCGCGGGGGAGACGCGCCGCACCGTGACTATCGTGGACGAGGCCGGGGCGACTCTGATCAACGAACCCGGCCCGCCGGTAGCCCACCGGGACTGGGAACGACTTTCACGCGCGGTGCAGGCCCGCACCCGGGCGGGGGACGTCGTCGTGATCTCCGGCTCCACCCCGCCAGGCACCGGCGAGACGGACCTGCCTGACCTCGTGCGTGCCCTCGTCGATGCGGGGGCACAGGTGATCGTCGATACCTCCGGGCCGGCGCTGCTCACCGTCGCGGCCGCTGGGCCGGCGGTGCTCAAACCGAACCACCTCGAGCTGCAGGCTGCAACGGGTCTCGACGATCCTGTCGCCGGGGCGCGCGAGCTCCTGCGCCGCGGCGCCGGTGCCGTGCTCGTCTCTCGTGGCTCGGACGGGGTGTTGCTCGTGACTGCCGACGGTGCGTGGCTGGCGCGTCCCGAGCCGATCAGTGGTGGTAACCCGACGGGCGCCGGGGATGCCGCAGTGGCTGCGCTTGCGGCGGCGGTCGCCTCCGGCGCCGAGGGTGCCGCGCTGGCCGGCCATCTGCCCGATGTTGTCGCCCTCTCGGCCGCCGCGGTGCTCATGCCGACGGCCGGTGCGGTCGATACCGATGCCTACGCGCGTTTGCGCACCTCGATCCGGACGGAGCCTCTCGATGCCGCTTGCTGA
- a CDS encoding class II fructose-bisphosphate aldolase: MPLADLTTVAAPLRAARTGLGAFNVVHLEHGAAFVAAAERADRPVVLQVSQNAVKFHGALAPIGTATLALARAASVDVVVHLDHADDVALVREALDLGFTSVMYDGSKLPTEQNVATTAEVVRLAHERGVSVEAELGEVGGKNGVHDPSARTDPGEAAWFVAETGVDLLAVAVGSSHAMTTRGAVLDTELIAQIAAAVDVPLVLHGSSGVSDEGMRAAIEAGMTKINVSTHLNKIFTGEVRAALEENPDLVDSRKWFRPGLDAISAEVERLLRWYADQ; the protein is encoded by the coding sequence ATGCCGCTTGCTGACCTCACGACCGTTGCTGCCCCCCTACGTGCAGCGCGCACCGGACTTGGTGCGTTCAACGTGGTTCACCTCGAACATGGCGCCGCCTTCGTGGCCGCTGCCGAACGCGCGGACCGCCCGGTGGTGCTGCAGGTCAGCCAGAATGCGGTGAAGTTCCACGGGGCGCTGGCGCCGATCGGGACGGCGACCCTCGCCCTGGCCAGAGCAGCGTCGGTGGACGTGGTGGTGCACCTGGACCACGCCGACGACGTCGCCCTGGTGCGCGAGGCGCTCGACCTGGGATTCACCTCGGTCATGTACGACGGGTCCAAGCTGCCGACCGAGCAGAACGTCGCCACCACGGCCGAGGTGGTGCGGCTTGCGCATGAGCGCGGGGTCAGCGTGGAGGCGGAACTTGGCGAGGTGGGCGGCAAGAACGGCGTGCACGACCCCTCCGCGCGCACCGATCCCGGCGAGGCCGCCTGGTTCGTGGCCGAGACCGGGGTGGACCTGCTGGCCGTGGCTGTCGGTTCCTCGCACGCGATGACCACGCGTGGTGCTGTGCTGGACACGGAGCTGATCGCCCAGATCGCGGCGGCGGTGGATGTGCCGCTGGTGCTGCACGGCTCGTCCGGGGTGAGTGACGAGGGGATGCGTGCGGCAATCGAGGCGGGCATGACCAAGATCAACGTCTCGACGCACCTGAACAAGATCTTCACCGGCGAGGTCCGGGCAGCGCTCGAGGAGAACCCCGACCTGGTGGACTCCCGGAAGTGGTTCCGCCCGGGGCTGGACGCCATCAGCGCCGAGGTGGAGCGACTGTTGCGGTGGTACGCGGACCAGTAG
- the metH gene encoding methionine synthase — MRPPRSAALLETMRTRVVVADGAMGTMIQDAGLTLEDFQGLEGCNEILNVTRPEVIESLHAEFFAVGVDCVETNTFGANASNLGDYDIIERIGELAEAGAVIARRSAEKHSTPDHPRWVLGSMGPGTKLPSLGHVTYASLKASFAQQAAGLIRGGADALLVETSQDLLQTKAAINACKQAQVETGLEVPIFAQVTVETTGTMLMGSEIGAALTTLAALGIDAIGLNCATGPAEMSEHLRHLSKHSPVPITCMPNAGLPVLGKHGAEYPLTPDELAAAHEQFVGEFGLNLVGGCCGTTPEHLRAVVEKVRGRAVVERAPQPTHGVASLYAHTDFDQDAAFLAIGERTNANGSKAFREAMLAENWDECVQIARAQTRDGAHLLDVCVDYVGRDGVADIRDVVSRLASASTLPLVIDSTEPAVIGAGLALVGGRAVVNSVNFEDGDGPDSRYAKIMPHVIEHGAAVVALTIDEEGQARTAEHKVAIASRLIEDLTGRWGMAVEDIIVDTLTFPIATGQEETRRDAIETIEAIRELKRRYPAVHTTLGVSNISFGLNPAARVVLNSVFLHAAVEAGLDSAIVHAAKILPLAQIPEEQRQAAEDLVWDRRAYDGDQLTHDPLAHLLDVFSGVDSAALKDARAAELAALPLDERLARRIIDGEMKGLHDDLDAALAEGWKALDIVNDQLLAGMKVVGERFGAGEMQLPFVLTSAETMKTAVAHLEPHMEKVEEGGGKGTIVLGTVRGDVHDIGKNLVDIILTNNGYTVINIGIKQPVSAFIEAAQEHRADVIGMSGLLVKSTVVMKENLEELNTRGLAEKYPVLLGGAALTRVYVEDDLDEVYDGQVRYARDAFEGLRLMEPLVRVARGEAADAVGLPALKKRRHAQVTVDETPAEDLPERSDVATDNPVPTPPFWGTRIVKGIALAEYSAFLDERATFMGQWGLKPGRGEGGSSYEELVETEGRPRLREWMARIATEDMLTPSVVYGYFPVVAEGDDVVLLHHEGPDGGSGGEPGTERMRFTFPRQRRDRHLCLADFVRPRSSGETDVLGVQLVTVGSGVAEHTARLFEQNAYREYLELHGLSVQLTEALAEYWHARVRAELGFAGEDPADLEGMFKVDYRGARYSFGYPACPDLEDRAKIIELLRPERIGVTLSEELQLHPEQSTDAVVFHHPEAKYFSV, encoded by the coding sequence ATGCGTCCACCCCGTTCTGCCGCCCTGCTCGAGACCATGCGCACCCGGGTGGTGGTCGCTGACGGCGCGATGGGGACGATGATCCAGGACGCGGGGCTCACCCTCGAGGACTTCCAGGGCCTGGAGGGCTGCAACGAGATCCTCAACGTCACCCGGCCCGAGGTGATCGAGTCCCTGCACGCGGAGTTCTTCGCCGTCGGGGTCGACTGCGTGGAGACGAACACCTTCGGCGCCAATGCCTCCAACCTGGGCGACTACGACATCATCGAGCGCATCGGTGAGCTCGCCGAGGCCGGGGCCGTGATCGCGAGGCGCAGCGCCGAGAAGCACTCCACGCCCGACCATCCGCGCTGGGTCCTCGGCTCCATGGGCCCGGGCACCAAGCTGCCCAGCCTCGGGCACGTCACCTATGCCTCCCTGAAGGCCTCCTTCGCGCAGCAGGCCGCCGGCCTCATCCGCGGAGGCGCTGATGCGCTGCTGGTGGAGACCAGCCAGGACCTGCTGCAGACCAAGGCTGCGATCAACGCCTGCAAGCAGGCCCAGGTCGAAACCGGGCTCGAGGTGCCGATCTTCGCCCAGGTCACGGTGGAGACCACCGGCACGATGCTGATGGGCTCCGAGATCGGTGCCGCTCTCACCACGCTCGCAGCCCTGGGCATCGACGCCATCGGCCTCAACTGTGCCACCGGCCCGGCGGAGATGAGCGAGCACCTGCGCCACCTGTCCAAGCATTCCCCGGTGCCGATCACCTGTATGCCCAACGCGGGGCTGCCGGTGCTCGGCAAGCACGGCGCCGAGTACCCGCTTACCCCGGACGAGCTCGCCGCTGCCCACGAGCAGTTCGTCGGCGAGTTTGGCCTCAACCTCGTGGGTGGCTGCTGCGGTACGACACCTGAGCACCTGCGGGCGGTGGTGGAGAAGGTCCGGGGCAGGGCCGTCGTCGAACGGGCCCCCCAGCCCACCCACGGGGTGGCGAGCTTGTACGCCCACACCGACTTCGACCAGGACGCCGCCTTCTTGGCCATCGGCGAGCGGACCAACGCCAACGGATCCAAGGCGTTCCGGGAGGCGATGCTGGCCGAGAACTGGGACGAGTGCGTCCAGATCGCCCGGGCGCAGACCCGCGATGGCGCGCACCTGCTGGACGTGTGCGTGGACTATGTGGGTCGTGATGGTGTGGCCGACATCCGCGACGTGGTCTCTCGGTTGGCGAGTGCCTCCACGCTGCCGCTGGTGATCGACTCCACCGAGCCCGCGGTGATCGGTGCCGGGCTGGCGCTCGTGGGCGGGCGCGCCGTGGTGAACTCGGTGAACTTCGAGGACGGCGACGGCCCGGACTCCCGCTACGCGAAGATCATGCCGCACGTGATCGAGCACGGTGCCGCGGTGGTGGCCCTGACGATCGATGAGGAAGGGCAGGCGCGCACCGCCGAGCACAAGGTGGCGATCGCCTCCCGCCTCATCGAGGACCTCACCGGCCGTTGGGGGATGGCGGTGGAGGACATCATCGTCGACACCCTCACTTTCCCGATCGCGACCGGGCAGGAGGAGACCCGCAGGGACGCGATCGAGACGATCGAGGCCATCCGTGAGCTCAAGCGTCGCTACCCGGCCGTGCACACCACCCTGGGAGTTTCGAACATCTCCTTCGGGCTCAACCCGGCCGCCCGGGTGGTGCTGAACTCGGTGTTCCTGCACGCCGCCGTCGAGGCCGGGCTGGACTCGGCGATCGTGCACGCCGCGAAGATCCTGCCGCTGGCGCAGATCCCCGAGGAGCAGCGTCAGGCCGCCGAGGACCTGGTCTGGGACCGGCGGGCCTACGACGGTGACCAGCTCACCCATGACCCGCTCGCGCACCTGCTGGATGTCTTCTCCGGGGTGGACTCGGCAGCACTGAAGGACGCCCGCGCTGCCGAGCTCGCGGCGCTGCCGCTGGACGAACGTCTCGCCCGCCGCATCATCGACGGTGAGATGAAGGGGTTGCACGACGATCTCGACGCCGCGCTGGCCGAGGGCTGGAAGGCGCTCGACATCGTCAACGATCAGTTGCTCGCGGGGATGAAGGTGGTGGGGGAGCGGTTCGGCGCCGGGGAGATGCAGTTGCCGTTCGTGCTGACCTCCGCCGAGACGATGAAGACCGCGGTGGCGCACCTCGAACCCCATATGGAGAAGGTCGAAGAGGGCGGGGGGAAGGGCACCATCGTGCTCGGCACGGTCCGCGGGGACGTGCATGACATCGGAAAGAATCTCGTCGACATCATCCTCACCAACAACGGCTACACGGTCATCAACATCGGCATCAAGCAGCCGGTGTCGGCGTTCATCGAGGCCGCGCAGGAGCACCGGGCCGACGTGATCGGCATGAGTGGGCTGCTGGTGAAATCCACCGTGGTGATGAAGGAGAACCTGGAGGAGCTCAACACCCGGGGGCTCGCCGAGAAGTACCCGGTGCTGCTCGGGGGTGCCGCCCTGACCCGCGTGTACGTCGAGGACGACCTGGACGAGGTCTACGACGGGCAGGTGCGCTACGCCCGCGACGCCTTCGAAGGGCTGCGCCTGATGGAGCCCCTGGTGCGGGTGGCCCGGGGAGAGGCAGCGGACGCCGTCGGGCTGCCGGCGCTGAAGAAGCGCCGCCACGCGCAGGTGACCGTGGATGAAACCCCGGCCGAGGACCTGCCTGAGCGCTCGGACGTGGCCACGGACAACCCGGTGCCCACACCGCCGTTCTGGGGCACCCGCATCGTCAAGGGCATTGCCTTGGCCGAGTACTCCGCGTTCCTGGACGAGCGGGCGACCTTCATGGGCCAGTGGGGTCTCAAGCCCGGGCGTGGCGAGGGCGGTTCCTCTTATGAGGAACTGGTCGAGACCGAGGGGCGTCCGCGGCTGCGGGAGTGGATGGCCAGGATCGCCACCGAGGACATGCTCACCCCGTCGGTGGTGTACGGCTACTTCCCGGTGGTCGCTGAGGGCGACGATGTGGTGCTGCTGCACCACGAGGGTCCCGACGGCGGCAGCGGCGGGGAGCCGGGCACCGAACGGATGCGCTTCACCTTCCCCCGGCAACGACGCGACCGGCACCTGTGCCTGGCCGACTTCGTACGGCCGCGTTCCTCGGGCGAGACGGACGTGCTCGGGGTGCAGCTGGTCACCGTGGGCTCGGGGGTGGCCGAGCACACCGCACGGCTGTTCGAGCAGAATGCCTACCGCGAGTACCTGGAGTTGCACGGACTCTCAGTCCAGTTGACCGAGGCGCTTGCGGAGTACTGGCACGCGCGGGTACGTGCCGAGCTCGGGTTCGCCGGGGAGGACCCGGCCGATCTGGAGGGCATGTTCAAGGTGGACTACCGGGGCGCGCGGTACTCCTTCGGCTACCCGGCCTGCCCGGACCTGGAAGACCGGGCGAAGATCATCGAACTGCTGCGCCCGGAACGGATCGGGGTGACGCTGAGCGAGGAGCTGCAGCTGCACCCGGAGCAGTCCACCGACGCGGTGGTGTTCCACCACCCGGAGGCGAAGTACTTCTCAGTGTGA
- a CDS encoding YbaK/EbsC family protein — MRFGTLDWSPALDHPHLLAAPVRQALEAWAKNSPDAVGQVLVAPIDPDQADTADMTATYELPLEASANCVLVAGKRNGEERLAAAIVRATTRADVNSTIKKLLDVRKASFLPTDRAVTDAGMEYGGITPIGLPGQYRVLLDTRTTASPAIIGSGIRGSKILLPGEVLAELPGSEIVEGLAKE, encoded by the coding sequence ATGCGGTTCGGCACCCTCGACTGGTCCCCCGCTCTGGACCACCCGCACCTGCTGGCGGCGCCGGTGCGCCAGGCGCTGGAGGCCTGGGCGAAAAACTCGCCGGACGCCGTCGGGCAGGTGCTGGTGGCGCCGATCGATCCGGACCAGGCAGACACCGCCGACATGACGGCCACCTACGAACTGCCGCTGGAGGCCTCGGCCAACTGCGTGCTGGTGGCCGGCAAACGCAACGGCGAGGAGCGCCTCGCCGCAGCCATCGTGCGTGCCACCACCCGGGCGGACGTGAACTCCACCATCAAGAAGCTGCTGGACGTGCGCAAGGCCTCGTTCCTGCCCACCGACCGGGCGGTGACCGACGCCGGGATGGAGTACGGCGGCATCACGCCCATCGGGCTACCCGGCCAGTACCGGGTGCTGCTCGACACCCGCACCACGGCGAGCCCTGCGATCATCGGCAGCGGTATCCGCGGCTCGAAGATCCTGCTGCCCGGTGAGGTGCTCGCCGAACTGCCGGGGTCTGAGATCGTGGAGGGGCTCGCGAAGGAGTGA
- a CDS encoding YbhB/YbcL family Raf kinase inhibitor-like protein: protein MDLQRPVAPHPYEILPTVPSFPLTSPDISEGEPMDSQFAADGQNTSPTLIWSDLPEGTEGLLVTCFDPDAPTPAGYWHWTVTDLDSSVSTLEQGAGESDLSLPGAAFHLRTDGGAFAYEGAAPPPGDRAHRYVFAVHALDVPTLELTSEDSATKASFLALFHTLGRGTLTATYQR from the coding sequence ATGGACCTGCAGCGCCCCGTGGCCCCGCACCCCTACGAGATCCTGCCCACCGTCCCCTCGTTCCCTCTGACCAGCCCGGACATCAGCGAGGGCGAACCGATGGACTCCCAGTTCGCAGCCGACGGGCAGAACACGTCCCCCACCCTGATCTGGAGCGACCTGCCCGAGGGCACCGAGGGACTGCTGGTCACCTGCTTCGACCCCGACGCCCCCACACCCGCCGGCTACTGGCACTGGACCGTGACCGACCTGGACTCCTCAGTCTCCACCCTGGAGCAGGGCGCCGGGGAGAGCGACCTCAGCCTGCCCGGTGCCGCATTCCACCTGCGCACCGACGGCGGAGCTTTCGCCTACGAGGGAGCCGCGCCTCCCCCGGGCGACCGCGCGCACCGGTACGTCTTCGCCGTCCACGCCCTCGACGTCCCCACACTCGAGCTCACCAGTGAGGACAGCGCCACCAAGGCCTCGTTCCTGGCCCTGTTCCACACCCTCGGCCGTGGCACGCTGACCGCGACCTACCAGCGCTGA
- a CDS encoding DNA polymerase Y family protein, whose protein sequence is MSAAVSEHVPAGREEPATRLAVLWVPDWPVVAAVLEGLVQAHQPIAVHDARGVVAASARARASGVRRGQRRRAAQSLCPDLVLAPMDEGRDVSAFEAVVQAVEGDVPQVQVMRPGVVVLAAQGPRRYFGSEEAVADTLIGAAASAGVEAQVGVADGQLAALIAARESVLVPPGASAAFLAGRDVRDLVHVTTTRQARAEMTEFTGVLRRLGITTLGALAQMRSGQVAARFGALGSQARRLAAGLDGQPPSGRRGEPDLTSAAELDPPAQRMDTAAFAARRLAEDLHARMMRRGVLCGRLRVRARTEDGAELERTWRIEGVLATTELTDRVRWQLDGWLSGRSGRPPSAALTRLTLTAEEVSPANTVAEGLWGRVGRGERQAGRAALRVQGMLGADGVLAPVTEGGRSPRDRVRLVAWGDDVTPVRDPAQPWPGQIPQPLPATVPAEPVPVRVLDQAGDSVGVDDRGALSGMPARVEMAPVRQGHPARQAAHPSGKAMPRRLAVSRWAGPWPVHERWWAGQGARYYLQVAGEEGVALLLSGDGEQWWAEGIYD, encoded by the coding sequence GTGAGTGCTGCAGTGTCAGAGCACGTCCCAGCTGGGCGGGAGGAGCCAGCGACCCGGCTGGCCGTCCTCTGGGTGCCGGACTGGCCGGTGGTCGCTGCCGTGCTGGAGGGATTGGTGCAGGCCCATCAGCCCATCGCAGTGCACGATGCGCGGGGCGTTGTGGCGGCATCTGCTCGAGCCCGGGCGAGCGGGGTTCGCCGGGGGCAGCGCCGCAGGGCCGCGCAGTCCTTGTGCCCCGATCTCGTGCTCGCCCCGATGGACGAAGGCCGGGACGTGTCTGCTTTCGAGGCGGTGGTTCAGGCGGTCGAAGGGGACGTGCCGCAGGTGCAGGTGATGCGCCCCGGGGTGGTCGTCCTCGCAGCCCAGGGGCCTCGCCGTTATTTCGGTTCGGAGGAGGCGGTCGCGGACACTCTGATCGGGGCAGCGGCCAGCGCGGGGGTCGAGGCGCAGGTGGGGGTGGCGGACGGGCAACTCGCTGCGTTGATCGCCGCGCGCGAGTCAGTGCTGGTTCCTCCCGGGGCCTCGGCTGCTTTCCTCGCCGGCAGGGATGTGCGCGATCTCGTGCACGTGACCACCACCCGGCAGGCACGGGCGGAGATGACTGAGTTCACGGGTGTGCTGCGCCGACTGGGAATCACCACCCTGGGCGCGTTGGCGCAGATGCGCTCGGGGCAGGTCGCCGCCCGATTCGGTGCCTTGGGATCTCAGGCTCGGCGACTGGCGGCCGGGCTGGACGGTCAACCCCCTTCTGGACGGCGGGGCGAGCCGGATCTGACGAGTGCGGCCGAACTCGACCCACCCGCGCAGCGGATGGACACGGCCGCCTTCGCGGCCAGGCGGCTCGCCGAAGATCTGCATGCGCGGATGATGCGACGCGGTGTGCTCTGCGGTCGGCTTCGGGTGCGGGCGCGAACAGAGGACGGGGCTGAGTTGGAACGCACCTGGCGGATCGAGGGGGTGCTCGCGACCACTGAACTGACTGACCGGGTGCGGTGGCAACTTGACGGGTGGCTTAGCGGCCGCAGCGGTCGTCCGCCCAGTGCGGCGCTGACCCGCCTGACTCTCACTGCGGAGGAAGTGTCTCCCGCGAACACGGTTGCCGAGGGCCTATGGGGGAGAGTCGGTCGTGGGGAGCGGCAGGCTGGCCGGGCAGCGCTGCGGGTGCAGGGGATGCTCGGCGCCGATGGTGTGCTCGCTCCGGTCACCGAAGGTGGTCGCTCCCCACGGGACCGGGTGCGGCTGGTGGCCTGGGGCGACGACGTAACCCCGGTCCGCGATCCTGCCCAGCCGTGGCCGGGGCAGATCCCGCAGCCGCTGCCGGCCACGGTTCCTGCAGAGCCGGTACCGGTCAGGGTGCTGGACCAAGCAGGGGATTCGGTGGGTGTCGATGATCGTGGTGCGCTCTCCGGGATGCCGGCCCGGGTGGAGATGGCGCCTGTGCGCCAAGGGCACCCCGCGCGGCAGGCAGCGCATCCCAGCGGGAAGGCGATGCCGCGCCGTCTGGCGGTGTCCCGGTGGGCGGGTCCATGGCCGGTGCACGAGCGATGGTGGGCAGGTCAAGGTGCGCGGTACTACCTGCAGGTGGCGGGAGAGGAGGGAGTCGCGCTGCTGCTCTCCGGGGACGGAGAGCAGTGGTGGGCTGAGGGGATCTACGACTGA
- a CDS encoding ClpP family protease, translating to MTETPPMTEQLAEALMQQRVIVISEEVEDSLAARVCSQLILLSAQDPTADIALLIHSPGGSVPAGLAMYDTMRLIPNDVITLGMGLAASMGQVLLCAGAPGKRYALPHARILMHQGSAGLQGTAVDIAIQAENLEHTKATMLALIAEHTGQPVERIEADSDRDRWFTAEQAREYGFVDEIVTSMAQVIPGRRRAGLGAQR from the coding sequence ATGACCGAGACACCACCGATGACCGAGCAGCTGGCCGAGGCTTTGATGCAGCAACGCGTGATCGTCATCTCCGAAGAGGTCGAAGACTCCCTCGCTGCCCGGGTGTGCAGCCAGCTCATCCTGCTCTCCGCTCAGGATCCGACGGCGGATATCGCCCTGCTCATCCACTCACCCGGAGGGTCGGTGCCGGCCGGGCTGGCTATGTACGACACGATGCGGCTCATCCCCAACGATGTGATCACGCTCGGGATGGGGCTGGCCGCGAGTATGGGGCAGGTTCTCCTGTGCGCTGGCGCCCCGGGGAAGCGGTACGCCCTGCCGCATGCCCGCATCCTCATGCACCAGGGATCGGCCGGACTGCAGGGCACCGCTGTGGACATCGCCATCCAGGCCGAGAACCTCGAGCACACCAAGGCCACGATGCTGGCGCTCATCGCCGAGCACACCGGGCAACCGGTCGAACGGATCGAGGCCGACTCCGACCGGGACCGGTGGTTCACCGCCGAGCAGGCGCGCGAGTACGGCTTCGTGGACGAGATCGTCACGTCGATGGCTCAGGTGATTCCGGGGCGCCGGCGGGCGGGACTGGGGGCGCAGCGATGA
- a CDS encoding ClpP family protease, whose amino-acid sequence MTGQYTIPSVIERTSSGERAADVYSRLLGDRIVFLGTEIDDGVANAVIAQLIHLESADPGGEINLYINSPGGSVTAMLAIYDTMRFVRAPIATICVGQAASSAAVLLAAGEPGRRGVLPHARVLLHPPSMGGRGALPDLQIQAAEIARLRHAVDEVLSAHTGQPLDVLQADTSRDRIFTSEQAVAYGLADEVVASRKELSAA is encoded by the coding sequence ATGACCGGCCAGTACACGATCCCCAGCGTGATCGAACGGACCAGCAGCGGTGAACGCGCTGCCGACGTCTACTCCCGGCTGCTCGGAGACCGCATCGTCTTCCTCGGCACCGAGATCGATGACGGGGTCGCCAACGCCGTCATCGCTCAGCTCATCCATCTCGAATCGGCCGACCCTGGTGGTGAGATCAACCTCTACATCAATTCTCCTGGCGGGTCGGTGACGGCGATGCTTGCCATCTACGACACGATGCGGTTTGTCCGTGCCCCGATCGCCACCATCTGCGTGGGGCAGGCAGCCTCCAGTGCCGCCGTACTGCTCGCAGCAGGGGAGCCCGGACGCCGAGGAGTGCTCCCGCACGCCCGGGTACTGCTGCACCCGCCGTCGATGGGTGGGCGCGGGGCACTCCCGGACCTGCAGATCCAGGCCGCCGAGATCGCCCGGCTGCGCCATGCCGTCGACGAGGTACTCTCAGCCCACACGGGCCAGCCGCTGGACGTGCTGCAGGCGGATACGTCCAGGGACAGGATCTTCACCAGCGAGCAGGCGGTGGCCTACGGGTTAGCCGACGAGGTGGTGGCGAGCAGGAAGGAACTGTCAGCGGCGTGA
- a CDS encoding helix-turn-helix domain-containing protein: protein MGEVLQFPGPRRTSQVTDNLRVQRPPLGRSRPEPLRPLLWREALGHELRRERRDQERHLTDVAGQAGISPQYLSEVERGRKEASSEILAAIAGALDLDLATLTTRASHTLDGAAPQLLAAAV, encoded by the coding sequence ATGGGTGAAGTCCTGCAGTTCCCCGGCCCTCGGCGCACCTCCCAGGTCACCGACAACCTACGAGTCCAGCGTCCGCCCCTTGGGCGATCCCGGCCGGAGCCGCTACGTCCGCTGCTGTGGCGGGAAGCGCTGGGACATGAGCTTCGCCGCGAGCGCCGCGACCAGGAACGACATCTCACCGATGTCGCCGGTCAGGCGGGGATCTCCCCGCAGTACCTCTCCGAGGTGGAACGCGGCCGCAAGGAAGCGTCCTCGGAGATTCTCGCTGCCATCGCCGGAGCGCTCGACCTCGATCTCGCCACCCTCACCACGCGCGCTTCGCACACGCTCGACGGCGCGGCACCTCAGTTGCTGGCTGCAGCTGTCTGA